A stretch of Natronococcus sp. CG52 DNA encodes these proteins:
- a CDS encoding DUF7525 family protein, with translation MATQSESTDKGLGLALALGAVATIGALLMLTGAPNIEAAWGFAGAMLFSSLAVVGIHLYWD, from the coding sequence ATGGCTACGCAATCGGAGTCGACGGACAAGGGTCTGGGCCTGGCGCTCGCGCTCGGTGCAGTCGCGACCATCGGTGCACTCCTGATGCTTACCGGTGCACCGAATATCGAAGCCGCGTGGGGATTCGCCGGGGCGATGTTGTTTAGCTCGCTCGCGGTCGTCGGTATCCACCTCTACTGGGACTGA
- a CDS encoding 6-pyruvoyl trahydropterin synthase family protein → MTKELAAREEPADAVVGTGRTLHVGRDRPIRISAGHRILHHDGKCSRPHGHNYEVAVTLEGELTEEGWVADKGDITDVISEWDHMFLLERGDPLVEAFEDAGDDDGVVVLEQPPTAEVMSVILERKLEEALPDNVTDIGVQVNETSELCGGSQF, encoded by the coding sequence ATGACCAAGGAGCTCGCCGCCCGCGAGGAGCCCGCCGATGCCGTCGTCGGGACCGGCCGTACCCTCCACGTCGGTCGGGATCGGCCGATCCGGATCAGTGCCGGCCATCGAATCCTCCACCACGACGGCAAGTGTTCTCGTCCGCACGGTCACAACTACGAGGTTGCCGTCACCCTCGAGGGCGAACTCACCGAAGAGGGGTGGGTCGCCGACAAGGGAGATATTACCGACGTAATCTCCGAGTGGGATCACATGTTCCTGCTCGAGCGGGGCGATCCGCTCGTCGAGGCCTTCGAGGACGCCGGCGACGACGACGGCGTCGTCGTTCTCGAGCAGCCGCCGACGGCCGAGGTGATGAGCGTCATCCTCGAGCGAAAGCTCGAGGAGGCCCTGCCGGACAACGTGACCGACATCGGGGTCCAGGTCAACGAGACGAGCGAACTCTGCGGAGGGAGTCAGTTCTGA
- a CDS encoding phosphate signaling complex PhoU family protein has protein sequence METRKVQRLGPSTLAMTLPAEWASEHGVEKGDEVTIRTSGKGTLTVMPESANTEETEAIIHVDSLDAAAVERAIVAQYVLGRRVIRIQREDGALDSEHINAVYQAETQLMGLGVIEETPESISIRCSVDPEDFTLDNLLERLERTGRTMRGEAIKALAHGNPDLAQRALNRERQANKIFVLLLRLIFTAYQNPNLARAVGLNSGFPLIGYRSIAKNLELTADNAEDVADIVMEIEGHTLDVDTSIMRDIRELNEVVDEITSLAVEAAVERDYDKSNEVRSLFHEISDREHEILAELPEMANEDLLRVREVLVSLQQTAQYAMRNAEISANLALNEESEHTTIK, from the coding sequence ATGGAAACGCGGAAAGTCCAACGGCTCGGTCCGTCGACGCTCGCGATGACCCTGCCCGCGGAGTGGGCGTCAGAGCACGGCGTCGAGAAGGGCGACGAAGTGACGATTCGAACCAGCGGCAAGGGCACGCTAACGGTGATGCCCGAGTCGGCGAACACCGAAGAGACGGAGGCGATCATCCACGTCGACAGCCTCGACGCCGCCGCCGTCGAGCGCGCCATCGTCGCCCAGTACGTCCTCGGGCGGCGCGTCATCCGAATCCAGCGCGAGGACGGTGCGCTCGACTCTGAACACATCAACGCGGTCTACCAGGCCGAGACGCAGTTGATGGGACTCGGCGTGATCGAGGAAACCCCCGAGAGCATCTCGATCCGCTGTTCGGTCGATCCCGAGGACTTCACGCTCGACAACCTGCTCGAGCGACTCGAGCGGACCGGACGAACGATGCGCGGCGAGGCGATCAAGGCGCTGGCCCACGGCAACCCGGATCTCGCTCAGCGGGCGCTCAACCGCGAGCGTCAGGCGAACAAGATCTTCGTGCTCCTGCTGCGTCTGATCTTCACGGCCTATCAGAACCCGAACCTCGCCCGGGCGGTCGGCCTGAACAGCGGCTTCCCGCTGATCGGCTACCGCTCGATCGCGAAGAACCTCGAGTTGACGGCCGACAACGCCGAGGACGTCGCCGACATCGTCATGGAGATCGAGGGCCACACCCTCGACGTCGACACCTCGATCATGCGCGACATCCGGGAACTGAACGAGGTCGTCGACGAGATCACGTCCCTCGCCGTCGAGGCGGCGGTCGAGCGAGATTACGACAAGTCCAACGAGGTTCGGTCGCTGTTTCACGAGATTTCCGATCGAGAGCACGAGATCCTCGCCGAACTGCCGGAGATGGCCAACGAGGACCTGCTGCGGGTGCGCGAGGTGCTCGTCAGCCTCCAACAGACCGCACAGTACGCGATGCGAAACGCCGAAATATCGGCCAATCTCGCGCTGAACGAGGAGTCCGAGCACACGACGATCAAGTGA
- a CDS encoding SRPBCC family protein: MTVRVDRSFEVPAPPERVWEFISDPANRAQAISVVQEYSIDDADGRRATWHVELPIPLVRQTVAVETEDITRRPPEYVKFVGNSKGLTVTGEHEIVETEGGSRLENHFVVDGKLPGVEKFFKRNLDEELENLRRELERDLQTTQ; the protein is encoded by the coding sequence ATGACTGTACGTGTCGACCGGTCGTTCGAGGTGCCGGCGCCTCCCGAGCGCGTCTGGGAGTTTATCTCCGATCCGGCGAACCGGGCGCAGGCGATCAGCGTGGTACAGGAGTACTCCATCGACGATGCGGACGGTCGCCGCGCGACCTGGCACGTCGAGTTACCGATTCCGCTCGTCCGGCAGACGGTCGCCGTCGAGACCGAAGACATCACCCGCCGCCCGCCCGAGTACGTCAAGTTCGTCGGAAACTCGAAGGGGCTGACGGTGACGGGCGAGCACGAGATCGTCGAAACGGAGGGCGGCAGTCGTCTCGAGAACCACTTCGTCGTCGACGGAAAGCTCCCGGGCGTCGAGAAGTTCTTCAAACGGAATCTGGACGAGGAACTCGAGAACCTCCGCCGCGAACTCGAGCGGGATCTCCAGACCACACAATGA
- a CDS encoding carbon-nitrogen family hydrolase encodes MTAQQTESEAETFRLALAQIRVESGQVEANVERALEAIGRAAARGADLVALPELFNVGYFAFDRYEQHAEPFGGETFTRLREAAVEHDVAVLAGTIVEDLAATETVETPADEGLANTAALFDASGDLRLIYRKHHLFGYESAESELLVPGERLETASIGDLTVGVTTCYDLRFPELYRRLIDAGADLFLVPSAWPYPRIEHWKTLARARAIENQSYVATVNGAGHFPEADAALLGRSTVYDPWGVTVASSGDDSVLVTADIDSATVRSVREEFPALRDRRL; translated from the coding sequence ATGACCGCACAGCAGACGGAATCCGAAGCGGAGACGTTCCGGCTCGCACTCGCGCAGATCCGGGTCGAGTCCGGTCAGGTCGAGGCGAACGTCGAGCGCGCGCTCGAGGCGATCGGCCGAGCCGCGGCCCGCGGCGCGGATCTGGTCGCCCTCCCGGAACTGTTCAACGTCGGTTACTTCGCGTTCGACCGCTACGAGCAGCACGCGGAGCCGTTCGGCGGCGAGACGTTCACCCGGCTCCGCGAGGCCGCCGTCGAGCACGACGTCGCGGTGCTCGCCGGAACGATCGTCGAGGATCTCGCAGCGACGGAAACCGTCGAGACGCCGGCCGACGAGGGACTGGCCAACACCGCCGCGCTGTTCGACGCGAGCGGCGATCTGCGGCTGATCTACCGCAAGCACCACCTCTTCGGATACGAGTCGGCCGAATCGGAGCTGCTCGTTCCCGGCGAGCGACTCGAGACCGCGTCGATCGGCGACCTCACCGTCGGCGTGACGACCTGCTACGATCTCCGGTTCCCGGAGCTCTACCGCCGCCTGATCGACGCCGGCGCCGACCTGTTTCTCGTCCCGAGCGCGTGGCCCTATCCGCGGATCGAACACTGGAAGACGCTTGCACGCGCTCGAGCGATCGAGAACCAGAGCTACGTCGCGACCGTCAACGGCGCCGGCCACTTCCCGGAGGCCGACGCCGCGCTGCTCGGCCGGTCGACCGTCTACGACCCGTGGGGGGTGACCGTGGCCTCGAGCGGCGACGACTCGGTGCTCGTCACGGCGGACATCGATTCGGCGACGGTTCGAAGCGTTCGCGAGGAGTTTCCCGCGCTTCGCGACCGTCGGCTGTAG
- a CDS encoding competence/damage-inducible protein A: MNVAVVTVGDELLAGRTTNTNATWLCEQLAERGATVERVTTVPDRVADIARVVNEYRAEYDAVVVTGGLGPTHDDVTMDGIAAAFGRSLETHDAALEWLEDHGYSRSDLTEGTAELPAGARALHNEEGVAPGVALEGVYVLPGVPAEMRAMFETIATEFTGTKTYRETVVADEPESALLDRFDELHDRFDVSVGSYPGESVSVEIVSDDEATAAEAAAWLRERVDTPS; the protein is encoded by the coding sequence ATGAACGTCGCGGTCGTGACGGTCGGAGACGAACTGCTCGCTGGACGAACGACGAACACCAACGCCACGTGGCTCTGCGAGCAACTCGCCGAGCGCGGCGCGACCGTCGAACGCGTGACGACCGTTCCGGACCGCGTCGCGGATATCGCACGGGTCGTCAACGAGTATCGCGCCGAGTACGACGCCGTCGTGGTCACGGGGGGACTCGGCCCGACGCACGACGACGTCACGATGGACGGAATCGCCGCCGCCTTCGGCCGCTCGCTCGAGACGCACGACGCCGCGCTCGAGTGGCTCGAGGATCACGGTTACTCGCGCTCTGACCTGACGGAAGGGACGGCAGAGTTACCGGCCGGAGCCCGGGCGCTACACAACGAGGAAGGAGTCGCACCGGGTGTGGCGCTCGAGGGCGTCTACGTACTCCCGGGCGTGCCGGCGGAGATGCGAGCGATGTTCGAGACGATCGCGACCGAGTTCACCGGCACGAAAACCTACCGGGAGACGGTCGTCGCGGACGAACCCGAGAGCGCGCTGCTCGATCGGTTCGACGAGTTGCACGACCGATTCGACGTCTCGGTCGGGAGCTATCCCGGCGAGTCGGTCAGCGTCGAAATCGTGAGCGACGACGAAGCGACGGCCGCGGAAGCCGCGGCGTGGCTCCGCGAGCGGGTCGATACGCCGTCGTAG
- a CDS encoding winged helix-turn-helix domain-containing protein produces the protein MSRGWTAQDQSDSTTVLTALGNKYSAEILCAAGTPKSAQTLSKDIEIPIATCYRRIEELVDAGLLTCEGRRLSEEGRRTNIYRRTVDEVGVSFSADEPTFSQKRRTEAKNRIQDQLEG, from the coding sequence ATGTCTCGTGGCTGGACGGCACAGGACCAGTCGGATTCGACGACGGTCCTCACGGCACTCGGCAACAAGTACAGCGCGGAAATTCTCTGTGCAGCGGGCACGCCGAAGTCGGCACAGACGCTGAGCAAGGACATCGAGATCCCCATCGCCACCTGCTATCGGCGAATCGAGGAACTCGTCGACGCCGGACTGTTGACCTGCGAGGGGCGACGGCTCTCCGAGGAGGGACGCCGAACGAACATCTACCGGCGGACTGTCGACGAAGTCGGGGTTAGCTTCTCGGCCGACGAACCGACGTTCTCGCAGAAGCGGCGAACCGAAGCGAAAAACAGGATCCAGGACCAACTCGAGGGTTAA
- a CDS encoding DUF7123 family protein, with amino-acid sequence MTDYSDEEQRILSYLRESAARGEQYFRAKNIADAIGLSSKQVGARLPHLAEKSDEVDIEKWGRARSTTWRVTVS; translated from the coding sequence ATGACCGACTACTCCGACGAAGAGCAGCGTATTCTCTCGTACCTCCGCGAGAGTGCCGCCCGCGGCGAACAGTACTTCCGGGCGAAGAACATCGCGGACGCGATCGGACTCTCGTCGAAACAGGTTGGTGCTCGCCTCCCTCACCTCGCGGAGAAATCCGACGAGGTCGACATCGAGAAGTGGGGTCGGGCCCGCTCGACGACCTGGCGAGTCACCGTCAGTTAA
- a CDS encoding ATP-NAD kinase family protein, with amino-acid sequence MDSIGVVVNPIAGMGGRVGLKGTDDKVEEARRRGAEPRAPERARTAFASLHRRAPDLTVYTAAGVMGENAARDAGYEPEVVYDPWSETGNESAAEPPTDPAASETTGADTRAAVRAFLERGHRTSSDDGVDLVLFVGGDGTAVDVATVLEDVGDETPMLGVPAGVKIYSSVFAVTPADAGYVAAEFDRVESREVNDIDEEAYREGEVRTELKAVVPVPVAPDVQSGKQVSSGNVDSLAAGFAREADPDRTYVFGPGGTVGAIETELGIDPSPLGVDVWRDDRLLARDAAETEILAVLEDPVSIVVSPIGGQGFVFGRGNHQISPQVIERADEIEVVASGEKLDDISALRVDTDDDAVDDSLRGWMQVRTGRFTTRLVKVI; translated from the coding sequence ATGGATTCCATCGGCGTCGTCGTCAATCCGATCGCCGGGATGGGCGGGCGGGTCGGATTGAAGGGAACTGACGACAAGGTCGAGGAGGCGCGTCGACGCGGTGCAGAGCCGCGAGCACCCGAGCGAGCGCGAACGGCATTCGCATCGTTGCACCGGCGGGCGCCCGACCTCACGGTCTACACGGCGGCCGGCGTGATGGGGGAGAACGCGGCTCGAGACGCCGGCTACGAACCCGAGGTCGTCTACGATCCCTGGTCGGAGACCGGAAACGAATCGGCGGCGGAGCCGCCGACGGATCCCGCAGCGTCCGAGACGACCGGCGCAGACACGCGGGCCGCCGTTCGGGCGTTTCTCGAGCGCGGTCATCGGACATCGTCTGACGACGGCGTCGACCTGGTTCTCTTCGTCGGCGGCGACGGAACGGCGGTCGACGTCGCGACGGTACTCGAGGACGTCGGCGACGAGACGCCGATGCTCGGGGTGCCGGCCGGCGTCAAGATCTACTCCTCCGTGTTCGCGGTGACGCCGGCGGACGCCGGTTACGTCGCCGCCGAGTTCGACCGCGTGGAGAGCCGCGAGGTCAACGACATCGACGAGGAGGCCTACCGCGAAGGCGAGGTTCGCACCGAGCTGAAGGCGGTCGTGCCGGTGCCGGTCGCGCCGGACGTCCAGTCGGGAAAACAGGTCTCGAGCGGCAACGTCGACTCGCTGGCCGCCGGATTCGCCCGCGAGGCGGACCCCGATCGAACCTACGTTTTCGGTCCCGGCGGAACCGTCGGAGCGATCGAGACGGAGCTCGGAATCGATCCCTCGCCGCTCGGCGTCGACGTCTGGCGCGACGACAGACTCCTCGCTCGAGACGCCGCGGAGACGGAGATTCTGGCGGTCCTCGAGGATCCCGTCTCGATCGTAGTCTCGCCGATCGGCGGCCAGGGTTTCGTCTTCGGCCGCGGAAACCATCAGATCTCGCCGCAGGTCATCGAGCGGGCCGACGAGATCGAGGTCGTCGCATCGGGAGAGAAACTCGACGATATCAGTGCGTTGCGGGTGGATACCGACGACGACGCGGTCGACGACTCGCTTCGCGGCTGGATGCAGGTCCGGACGGGCCGGTTCACGACGCGACTCGTAAAAGTCATCTAG